Genomic window (Branchiostoma lanceolatum isolate klBraLanc5 chromosome 13, klBraLanc5.hap2, whole genome shotgun sequence):
atgtcttgtgtttccagatatttgtggccAACATACCTCGAAGACTTCTgtatccatacatgtattttgcatgTGGGTAACGTTAGGTGTCTTGTAGTTCATGGCAGGTGAAACAAATACCAATGCTAAACGAAATAGGTTCTTGAATGAATTTCGCAGACTTTTCCTGCTCTTTTTCTTGACATTGAATCATTTTGATAACGCCTAACTTTTTATGcattgtacttttcagtactatcaaggaggttctatacaacctccttggtactatTAATGTCTAAAGAAATCAATGATCACACAACTAAATAAGCCAACACGGTGATCATGATATTCACATTGTCATCTTCATTTCATCACATACATGAAAGAATTCAAGAATGATTCTTCCATACTTTTTTGTGGTAATTGACTGTAATACTGCATAgcatcatttttcttttttaagataTCATTCTATTGGCTTACACGTGACTTAAAGCTACAAGTaattacattacatttacaGAACATCAGACTAGTATTCGACTGCCTTCTAACATGTTACATACTCAAAATATATTATTCCTTagagttcaacatttttacaaacaatacaaaagaCTGCAGCATCCAATCTAGTTACAAGACTGAGACATTTGCAGAAAAATACAAACTGCCACCTTAAAGTACAGTTCCTTCATTTGATAAACATTTACAATGAATTATATTTCACATATAAATTGATCTGTGTAGTACATATTTGTTTCATCAAATGTGAACACTTTGTGTTCTTATACCAACACATTCACTGAGTTTATAATACATCACACTTTCTGTAAGAAAATAGGATCATAACAAAGttcctttgtacacaaccaagtgtatTTATCAAGCCAAGTGCTATTGACAAGACATTATATGTCAAAATACTTCATGGTCATATTTACATAAAATCATCACATCTTTTTACATACAATTTCTTAAGTCTAATTTTTAAGTTGTGTTATCTTTCTGCATAGAAAAAAGTACAACCCCATCTGATATGTCAACTTTTGATGTTAATAGTGCACTGGACACATATTTGGTCAAGTAATTTTGCAATGTGCGAGTTCTGGAAAACTAACAATAACCTGAGTAATCTGCTAAAAGAACCAACCACAAAAGAGTTAAGGCCTGAGAATAGTAGAGGGTAACCCATATTTTTGGAATCCAACATTGTTATCTGTCCCAAGTGatgatatgatatatcataagGCTGTTAAAAACagtagggatgtccctatagctcaactgatagcagcctcacaggTTCCAatattagttggtaactgggagacctcgGTTCAATCCTGAGTCAgaacatcttggttggggctgcacccgtctttcagtgtaagaggaggtgcctcgagtatgttaaaggggaagggcaaaCTCCTCCCTGTAATagataccctgctactgaaacagcaaggaaacttgctgtcctgtgtgccactaggcagtACAAGGGTCTAAACAAACTAGAAACAGTGGTTGCAGCATTATCTTAAAATGTGACTGATAATCTCAGAACAACTATTGCATTGCAGTGGCAGGCTGTAGCTTgtgtcaatacatgtataacgtacAACAGTCCAAACAGGTAGTGTAGTATATGTCTAGTAAATAAGTTGTGTGGCCATAACAGTGACAGCTTAACACAGTGCCCTACTGTAGTGGTGCAACATCCAACTTCCACACTGACAAGGGCTTGTTGGCGTAGTGCACCCCAGCAGTTCTTCCCCCCAATGCTACCACGCTGGTCACGCCCATACATGGCATGAACGCGTTTGCTGCTTCAGAATCATCGTACGCTGAGGTAGGAGTAAACCCAGGGGCTGCAGAAACTCCCAACGTAGGAGAATCTCTTGCGGCAGAAGAGGCGACTGTCAAAGAGGAAGGAGACGTGCTCAGTGGCAGAGAAGGGCTGTTGACGCTCTGCTTTTTGCTTGAAGGAGACAAGTTTGTTTCTGTCTGTCCATGCAAAAGAACATTCCTTCTCTCTGTGTGGCTTGTCAGTTCCTTGGAACTTGAAGTATTTCCATAAGAATTTAGCTTACTGAGGGAATCATTCCTGATGTCATTAGAATGCTGTTTGTTTCCATGGAGATCCTGAATGTTGCCATGGAGATTGTGTCTGTTGCCATAGAGATCATGTCTGTTGCCACGGGAAgccctgttgccatggtaacgactGAACTCCGCATCCAAGGCAGCCGAGTCCTCCAAGTCCTCAAGTTGCAGGTCCTCCATTCCCTGTTTAGTTTCAGCACCGACGAAAGCGGCGTTTTCTATCCCGACTTTTTCGTGCTTCGTTTTTCTCTTCCTGTTTACGATCCCCTCGGGAAAGCTCTGCGAGGCTTTCATGTTTGGCACCAGTAGGTTCCTTTCGTTGCCGCAGTCTAGAGAGTCGTCTAGGATAATCTCGGGTGTCTCGGAGAAGTGCAGCCTGCTGCTGATCTGAATGGACTCCACAGAGCTCGTCCGGATGAACCCTGGCAAGGGGGCTTTACCCCGTGCACCAGCATCACCCTTACCTTGTTCCTGTAAGTCGTTTCCCAGTTTACCCTGAGATGGGGTGCAAGCAGGTTTATACGTATCTCCCTTCCTAGTATCTAAATCGTCCTGTACTGCATTTTCTTTTGCCTGCCAGATGTTTTGAGTCTGAATATCGATGTTGGGGTTTTCGCCACACCAGCCCAATGGGCTTGTACGGTGTGGCGCAGTTTCCTCCTCACTGAGTCTTTGGGGAGAGATGTCTCGTTTCCTGCCATTTCGCAAAACCGGGTGGATCCGGTTCCTGAAGCGTTTTTCCTCTGCGGAAGCGGGTGAGGTGCGCGGTCGGTGGTCGTCGGGCGTCGGCCCTGTGTGGTCGAGGAAGAACGGAACGGACCACGTCCGGGTGGCGGGGGCGGCAGCCTGGAGGTTGAAGGTCACCAGGGAGGTGAAGGTCAGCTGGGTGCGGGGAGACGGCCACATCCTGTTGATGATGATCTTATCCCACGTCTGATTCGCTATGGAAACGCAAGCAATcgacaaaagacaaaaatcagtacatgtactttaaaggaTCACAATTTGGGAGACATCACATTCAAAACCTTAAGGGGTGACAGACAGCTACTAAATTCCATAAGAACAACTAGGGTACATCTAACGATATCTCTTTGCTATTTGGTAGCTTTGTAGCATTTCAACAAGATCTTCTAGACCTTGAATGTCATGCCACTGCGTCAAAGTCGAATTCTAAAATTAGATTTCCGAAACGAAAATACCAGTATAGCAAAACCAATTCTTATTGACTTACCATAATGTTATTTTCAAACATGTGAGATTGCATTGAATGTACTAGCTATAGACTACTTCTAAGCTTTCAAAAGTATAATTCCTGAAGTTTTAAAATGGAATATCgcacagaaagaagaaagaatctTACCAAAGCTGAACCTCCACATGTCCTGTCTGAGTGTCCCTGAGCTGTCCTGGCCTCCAAACACCAGCATACAGTGGGCAGCCTGGAGGGAAGACATCAGGGGTAAGAGTCATTCAATTTGTcgaagttaaagtccttccacATCATATgttgtatagggcggtgcccattgTTTCCTTGGCCCTTGGGCcccacagttgtgcaagcacagaTGATACTACTCTacagcaggaggctagtccactgttaGCACTGTGTGTTCAACTTTCCAAAGTTACAAGTGATAATCAGAGATTCTAAAGCAGTTTATACCATCTTTAAAGTCTTCGATATGACTTTATGTACCTCCCGTCGTCCATCTGAACATGGTACTCACCTTTACAGCGCTGTGTCCACTGAGCTCGGGCGGGCCTGACCTGAACCGAACACGGCTCCACGCACGCTTCTCTGGGAGGGAAAATGGAAGAGGCATCAGTCAATATCAAATCCATGGATTTATCTCATAATGGGAATTTTTTGTGGGCGAGATTTTGGTCAAATTTTTGCACTTTTGCCATCGACCACCTGTTGATTCTCAAACATGTATCACATTGTCTTCTTCAAGCAGCTTAAACCCACTggatatttttcattcattcattcactcactcactcaatcattcACTCACTGTCATCCATTCACtcacccattcattcattcattcattcactcacccaACCAACCCCATCCATccacttgctcactcactcactctcattcATAATTTTAGAAAGAAGGTCTCCTACCGAAGTTCCACTTCCACAGGTCCCCCAAAGGGTGAAGGTTGTTCAACCCTCCATATACCCACATGTTTCCATCATGCACCACTGCGGAGTGGGAGTGTCTGGGGAGAGGCGCGTGGTTGGTCTGTCCGTCAGAGCTGAGATGCCAGTGGCCATTTTCTGTTGGTCATTGGAAAATACAGATTACTAAGTGAAAGCAATGAAGGTTTAAGACATCCAAGACAAATAAGATACACAAATgtttactcaagcagctggataagttCTGccaatggtcagatgtttcagacagcatccacagcatctttgtttgtttgtttgtttgtttatttatttatccaggggGTACATATTGCCTGTAAtggcagatgctgtctgaaatgtctgaataCTTGTCCAGTTAATTGAGTAACTTTAGATTTGTAATGTGTATATACAGGTCATCATATTGGGAAAATTCCCCTTAGCTCTTTTCGCCAATCACGATGAACAGTAGACCTCTTTGCCATATTGTCTCTAAATTGAATTTTGTGTGACAATTGGGAGGAacaattgtaacgttacatgtttccTTACCGAACACAAATGTCCAGAGTTCTCCCGATGACCCCTTCAGGTCAATGTAGCCGCCATAGATGTGCATAGAATTGTGGGATATCACAGCTGTGTGGCACCGTCGACCAACGGGGATCTGAAATGATgggatagaaaaaaattattcttcATAAGCATTCTAGTAATAAGAGAAAAATTCATTGAAACAACAAAAGGACATAACCCCCATTagcattaatccgccaggttacagaagtccgccactttgaaaaacagtgtgtttgagagatctctagtgcagcaccccccaggtatgcacagtttagatatacaggagtgcattatactggaggacgttggagatctgtttgggcgTATCTTTACAGGGTGGCAaaattacatgacattgtatgtaccctggtggaattatgttagtagatgttattcatatttctacAAATTCTGTATTcaaatttcatatttctgtcTTCCCAAATCTTCTTCACAAATTGTCCCTAATAACGCACCTTGACTTCAGACTCGGAAAGATGGTTTCTCCAGTTTCCAGCCTCGATGTCGTAGATCCAAAGCGGCTTCTCCCTGTCGTCACTGCAGCCCAACGAGCCGCCGAACAGGTACAGCCGCCCCTTGTACGCCACCATGGAATGTTCCTGGAGCAGGGACGGGGCGTCGCCCTGTGCAGGGAGGCTGGACCACTGGTTTGTTCCTACAGATAAAAAAGAAATCAGGTATAAATTCCTGACACTTGTGACATTGAATTGCCAAGTGGCTAAACTAAAGGACACCAGATCGAAAGGTCATGGGTTCGATTTCTGGCATTCCCAGCTAAggtctttgggaaaggcactttacacaactttcctcactccaaccagACGTAAAAGTGGGTAAATGATTATGGTTGGGATTAGGTAAGAGGCaaggaaggagagagatgggctccgcAACTAGCAGGGGTGTTTTACACCTGTTCTGCTGTCCCTTGCTTCTTGTGAATTCAagtgaacaaataaacattgaaaAGGGGAAGCTAAAAGCTTACTTAGATCACACTGCCACAGATCCTTCCGTGTTGCCCTGATGTCCCGTCCTCCATACAGAAACAGGCTTCCATCATGGACACAGGCTGCATGCTTGCTCCTGTTGCAAGGAGCCTCCTCATTGGTTGGCACCTCTGACCAATGGTAGGACAGCTTGTTGACACCTGTTGATTTTGCAGAGGGATTGGCCAGAACATCTTTTTCTAGGTCctgaaaatatgaatatataaattttaaaaattattGTATTTCTACCATCAGGGCAAATCTAAGACAAGATATTTCTTTGACGTCCTACCCATTTTCTGCATGTCTTAAAATGAATTATATTGTCTGTTTCTACATCTATTTCTACATCTGAGCAGAAATAACGCCTTTATCACCTGTGTGATAAGCATGTCCTCGTCGACATCCTCCTTGCCTGTGGTCCTGAGTCTGGCCAGGATGGAGCGACGCCCCGAGTCTTCTCTCTCCAGCTTCATCTTACAGAGCTGCTAGCTCAGCCTGGGGGGAGGGAACATCATTCAAAATACAACTCTATGATATCACAAACAAAGATGTTTCTCTCCAACTCCATTTTACAGGGCTGCTAGCCTGGCCTTGACGGCGGGGAACATCATGAAAATATGACAGTTACTAAATGATATCACAAACATAAATCTCTCTCCAACTTCATCTTACAGAGCTGCTAGCTCAGCCTGGGGGGGAGGGAAGTTACATCATCAATTATATATAATTCTATAATATCATAAACTAAACATGTATTTCTCTAGTTTCATCTTACAGGGTGGCTACCTGTGCCTAGAGGATAGGGAACATCATGAAATTATATAACTCTATGATACAACATAAATAAATGTCTTTCTCTAGCTACATCTTACAGGGCTGCTAGCTCGTCCTGGAATATAAGGATGGGATTCTAACATCATAAAAATATGATAATATAATAGCgcaaaggtaacataaatgaTAAGAGCCATGTGTACACCTTGAGCACGATAAAGAGCCCACAACACTAATAAAGTGTAGGTCCTTCccagtgagtggatcaaataaatctgcccAGATACACCAGTGCAAACATAGCTTAGTGCAAtctagtacaaacctggtgtgttacaccatgaggcggttAACCGCGTatgcgatacaaacaaacattatgCAATATGCAACCTGATACACTACACAGCAGTCTTTCAATAGCAGTCCAAGACACATTCATTTAAAAATGGGTCAAAACTCAGTCTAAGAAAGACTGCAGACATATAACATTACCTCTTAATTGACAAGACAGCACCAACATGCTCTAATCCTACCTTAGTTACCCCTGCCAGGTGACGCTCTACATTGTTTACATGGATTTGTCTATAAAAACAGCCCAGTAACAGAACACCATATGTAAATATCACATAACAAATTGATGCTAAATCGACTGTGTATGGGCGTTTGTTTTGATCTTTAAAGAAGCAAAACATAGAAACCTAATTCT
Coding sequences:
- the LOC136447346 gene encoding uncharacterized protein, yielding MSSLQAAHCMLVFGGQDSSGTLRQDMWRFSFANQTWDKIIINRMWPSPRTQLTFTSLVTFNLQAAAPATRTWSVPFFLDHTGPTPDDHRPRTSPASAEEKRFRNRIHPVLRNGRKRDISPQRLSEEETAPHRTSPLGWCGENPNIDIQTQNIWQAKENAVQDDLDTRKGDTYKPACTPSQGKLGNDLQEQGKGDAGARGKAPLPGFIRTSSVESIQISSRLHFSETPEIILDDSLDCGNERNLLVPNMKASQSFPEGIVNRKRKTKHEKVGIENAAFVGAETKQGMEDLQLEDLEDSAALDAEFSRYHGNRASRGNRHDLYGNRHNLHGNIQDLHGNKQHSNDIRNDSLSKLNSYGNTSSSKELTSHTERRNVLLHGQTETNLSPSSKKQSVNSPSLPLSTSPSSLTVASSAARDSPTLGVSAAPGFTPTSAYDDSEAANAFMPCMGVTSVVALGGRTAGVHYANKPLSVWKLDVAPLQ
- the LOC136447155 gene encoding actin-fragmin kinase-like; translation: MKLEREDSGRRSILARLRTTGKEDVDEDMLITQDLEKDVLANPSAKSTGVNKLSYHWSEVPTNEEAPCNRSKHAACVHDGSLFLYGGRDIRATRKDLWQCDLRTNQWSSLPAQGDAPSLLQEHSMVAYKGRLYLFGGSLGCSDDREKPLWIYDIEAGNWRNHLSESEVKIPVGRRCHTAVISHNSMHIYGGYIDLKGSSGELWTFVFENGHWHLSSDGQTNHAPLPRHSHSAVVHDGNMWVYGGLNNLHPLGDLWKWNFEKRAWSRVRFRSGPPELSGHSAVKVSTMFRWTTGGT